One genomic segment of Deltaproteobacteria bacterium includes these proteins:
- the glnA gene encoding type I glutamate--ammonia ligase: MSDNALTPKDVTRMIEKEDVKMVDLRFMDFPGLWQHFSVPPREISLETFEAGLGFDGSSIRGWQAINESDMLVKPVPESAFIDPFFEAKTLVMICNICDPITGEDYTRDPRNIARKAEAYLKTTGIAETAYIGPEAEFFIFDDVRFDQNEHEGYYHLDSIEGRWNAGRIESPNLGYKPRYKEGYFPVPPTDSQQDIRSEMVLLLEQIGVAIEAQHHEVASGGQAEIDMRFSSLVAMGDKLLKYKYVIKNVARKHGKTVTFMPKPLFNDNGSGMHVHVSLWKDDVNLFAGDRYAGMSEMALYAIGGVLKHTPSLLAFCSPTTNSYKRLVPGFEAPVNLAYSSRNRSAAVRIPMYSPSPSAKRFEFRCPDPSCNGYLAFSAILMAVLDGIQNKIDPGEPLDKDIYDLPPEELATVPHTPGSLRESLNALENDYEYLLKGDVFTPDVIETWISYKMKNEVQAVDLRPHPWEFALYYDI, translated from the coding sequence ATGAGTGACAACGCATTAACTCCCAAAGACGTAACACGTATGATAGAGAAAGAAGACGTTAAGATGGTGGATCTCAGATTCATGGACTTTCCGGGCCTTTGGCAGCACTTCTCCGTGCCGCCCAGAGAGATCTCGTTAGAGACGTTCGAAGCGGGTCTGGGGTTCGATGGATCGAGCATCCGCGGCTGGCAAGCCATAAACGAATCGGACATGCTGGTGAAGCCGGTTCCGGAATCGGCGTTTATCGATCCGTTTTTCGAGGCCAAGACGCTGGTCATGATCTGCAACATCTGCGACCCCATTACGGGCGAAGACTATACGCGGGATCCTAGAAATATCGCACGCAAGGCTGAAGCCTATCTGAAAACCACGGGCATCGCGGAGACCGCTTACATTGGTCCGGAAGCCGAATTTTTCATCTTCGACGACGTCCGGTTCGACCAGAACGAACATGAAGGGTACTATCACCTGGATTCCATCGAAGGCCGATGGAATGCCGGGCGAATAGAGAGTCCGAACTTGGGCTACAAGCCCCGCTACAAAGAAGGCTACTTCCCGGTTCCGCCAACGGACAGCCAGCAGGATATCCGAAGTGAGATGGTGTTGCTGTTGGAACAGATCGGGGTCGCCATTGAAGCGCAGCATCATGAAGTGGCCAGCGGCGGCCAGGCCGAGATCGACATGAGGTTCTCGTCCCTGGTAGCTATGGGCGACAAGCTGCTTAAATACAAGTACGTGATCAAGAACGTTGCGAGAAAGCACGGAAAGACCGTGACCTTTATGCCTAAACCGCTGTTCAACGATAACGGAAGCGGAATGCACGTGCACGTGTCTCTCTGGAAGGATGATGTGAATCTGTTCGCAGGAGACAGATACGCCGGTATGTCCGAGATGGCCCTTTACGCCATAGGCGGCGTGTTGAAGCATACCCCTTCTCTGCTGGCGTTTTGCAGCCCTACGACGAACAGCTATAAACGACTGGTGCCGGGTTTCGAGGCTCCCGTTAACCTGGCGTATTCAAGCCGCAACCGAAGCGCAGCGGTGCGTATTCCGATGTACTCGCCAAGCCCTAGCGCCAAACGCTTCGAGTTTCGCTGTCCGGATCCGAGTTGCAACGGTTACCTAGCGTTTTCGGCCATTCTGATGGCTGTGTTGGACGGCATTCAGAACAAGATCGATCCGGGCGAACCGCTGGATAAGGATATTTACGACCTGCCGCCGGAAGAGCTGGCAACGGTTCCGCACACGCCGGGAAGCTTGAGGGAGTCCCTGAACGCTCTCGAGAACGATTACGAATACCTCTTGAAGGGCGACGTGTTTACGCCGGATGTGATTGAAACCTGGATTTCCTACAAGATGAAAAACGAGGTCCAGGCTGTGGATTTGAGACCACATCCGTGGGAATTCGCTCTGTATTACGATATCTGA
- a CDS encoding NAD+ synthase, translated as MVQTDPVVGDLDKNSELIREGIRDARELGCRLVLFPELSLVGYPLRDLLERTAFVEANLRALEALIPETRGIAALIGYVARNPRSSGKPNINALALVDDGRFVAQGGKNLLPSYDVFDETRYFEPFGSPLIYKLDGLRIGFTVCEDVWNDKDFWKRPIYREDPVQDLCQRGIDLLVNVSASPYYKGKISFRERMLAALARKYKVPFLYLNQVGGMDELLFDGVSMAFDREGTLTARAAEFESDLVVWDSDTDGGEIRERSDNEEASVLKALEMGLRDYVQKCGFRRALVGLSGGVDSSLVACIAARALGAGNVLGVGMPSPYTSEMSKEDARTLARNLGIRFEEIPIGPLMECFESTLAPYFKGLIADVTEENVQARIRGNILMAFSNKFGSLLLSTGNKSEMSVGYCTLYGDMCGALAVIADVPKTLCYDLCRRINEERDVIPQRVLTRPPSAELRPNQQDQDSLPPYEVLDGILYSAVELNLGLAEIVARGHDEKTVREMLRAMDLSEYKRWQAPPVLKVTTRAFGYGRRYPLARLPAVY; from the coding sequence ATGGTTCAGACCGACCCGGTGGTAGGGGATCTGGATAAGAATTCGGAATTGATCCGGGAGGGCATCCGTGACGCCCGCGAACTGGGTTGCCGGCTGGTCCTGTTTCCGGAGTTGAGTCTGGTGGGATATCCGTTGCGGGATTTGCTGGAACGGACCGCATTCGTCGAGGCCAACCTTCGGGCCCTGGAAGCCCTGATCCCCGAAACCAGGGGGATCGCCGCTCTCATCGGATACGTGGCGCGGAATCCCAGGAGTTCCGGAAAGCCGAACATCAATGCGCTGGCCCTGGTTGATGACGGTAGGTTTGTGGCTCAAGGCGGCAAGAACCTGCTTCCTTCCTACGATGTGTTCGATGAAACGCGTTACTTCGAGCCGTTCGGATCCCCGCTGATCTACAAGCTCGACGGCTTGCGTATCGGGTTCACCGTATGCGAGGACGTATGGAACGACAAAGACTTTTGGAAGCGGCCCATTTACAGGGAAGATCCCGTCCAGGATCTCTGCCAAAGGGGAATTGACCTCCTTGTGAACGTCTCGGCCTCTCCTTATTACAAAGGCAAGATCTCCTTCCGGGAGCGTATGCTGGCCGCTCTGGCCCGAAAATACAAAGTGCCCTTCCTCTACCTGAATCAGGTGGGTGGGATGGACGAACTGCTGTTTGACGGCGTCAGCATGGCGTTCGACAGAGAGGGAACTCTTACGGCCAGGGCCGCGGAGTTCGAGTCCGACCTCGTTGTCTGGGACAGTGATACCGACGGAGGGGAGATTCGGGAACGGTCCGATAATGAAGAGGCGTCCGTCCTTAAGGCCTTGGAAATGGGGCTCAGGGATTATGTTCAGAAGTGCGGTTTTCGCAGGGCCCTTGTCGGGCTGAGCGGCGGCGTCGATTCGTCCCTGGTGGCGTGCATTGCGGCTCGGGCGCTGGGAGCGGGAAACGTGCTTGGGGTCGGCATGCCCTCACCGTACACGTCGGAGATGAGTAAAGAGGACGCCCGGACTCTGGCCCGGAACTTGGGCATTCGATTCGAAGAGATACCCATCGGCCCGTTGATGGAATGCTTTGAGAGCACGCTGGCTCCCTATTTCAAAGGGCTGATCGCGGATGTAACCGAAGAGAACGTTCAAGCCCGTATTCGCGGCAACATTCTGATGGCGTTCAGCAACAAATTCGGCTCGTTGCTGCTGTCCACCGGTAACAAGTCGGAAATGTCGGTGGGCTATTGCACGCTCTATGGGGATATGTGCGGAGCTTTGGCGGTCATTGCCGACGTGCCTAAAACCCTGTGCTACGATTTGTGCAGGCGAATCAACGAAGAAAGGGACGTGATCCCCCAACGCGTGCTGACGAGGCCGCCCAGCGCGGAACTCAGGCCGAATCAGCAAGACCAGGACAGTCTGCCTCCATACGAGGTGTTGGACGGCATTCTGTACTCGGCCGTGGAGCTGAACCTGGGTTTAGCGGAAATCGTCGCAAGGGGACACGATGAGAAAACCGTGCGGGAGATGCTGAGAGCCATGGATTTGAGTGAGTATAAACGATGGCAGGCGCCGCCCGTACTGAAGGTGACCACGAGGGCGTTTGGATACGGCCGCCGATATCCCTTGGCCCGTTTGCCGGCCGTGTACTGA
- a CDS encoding FAD-dependent oxidoreductase yields MKQELYVIKGFIEGERISTRALEEEIQEALNNGERRLQVAAHGQHGIGGRLWRAGDQEVYLQVTGYPGQRLGSMGFPNTRIECMGPASDDTGWLNVGAEITVHGNATNGTANAMAQGRVYVGGKIGARGMTMTKHNPRFDSPELWVLGSAGDSFAEFMAGGIAVICGVEPHDPEHVLGYRPCVGMVGGKIFFRGRQASFSEHDAKLVDVDEDHWTWLETRLPVFLQKIHRADLSETLLNRREWRLLVARTPFEKKEKARRPMANFRRQVWEAELGKGGMIGDLVEEAGQIPLIVTGDLRRYRPTWDHAKAMPPCQFSCPSGIPVHRRWALIREGKVQEALDLSLNYTPLPATVCGYLCPNLCMQSCTRGENLMEPVNVTTLGQASVNAVPPATEPPTGHEIAVIGSGPGGLSVAWQLALKGHRVTVVDREQSIGGKIHLVIPEERIPQDVLDAELHRMHGVIAEFRMGVEVTAESFDRMKQQYEYIVIATGAHAPRTLPIPGGERIVNSLEFLRKARSGGLLDVGKSVVVIGAGNVGCDAAAQAGRYGAESIALADIQEPASFGKERRAAEAAGARFIWPKFVEKVDKEAVWFTDGDRLPADTVIMAIGDVPVLEFIPEKIKTERGFILVDDTFQTTDPQVFAIGDVVKPGLITDAIGMGRVAAEKIDALTKGREYVAPKKEKVDTSFVKPFYFEAKAVEGDLTSQARSCASCGACRDCGICQTICPMTAIDRKEEKGEPILSVIAERCIGCGFCVAACPCGIWHLRENELSG; encoded by the coding sequence GTGAAGCAAGAGCTTTATGTGATAAAGGGATTCATTGAAGGCGAGCGGATATCTACCCGCGCCCTGGAGGAGGAAATTCAGGAAGCGCTGAACAACGGCGAGCGCCGGCTCCAAGTGGCCGCCCACGGCCAACATGGCATCGGGGGGCGACTCTGGCGGGCCGGAGATCAGGAGGTCTATCTTCAGGTTACCGGCTATCCCGGGCAGCGTCTTGGCTCCATGGGTTTTCCGAATACGCGCATTGAATGCATGGGCCCGGCGTCGGACGATACCGGCTGGCTGAATGTGGGCGCGGAAATCACCGTCCACGGGAACGCCACCAATGGGACGGCCAATGCCATGGCCCAGGGTCGTGTCTACGTGGGTGGAAAGATCGGCGCCCGCGGAATGACCATGACCAAACACAATCCGCGCTTCGACTCGCCCGAGTTATGGGTATTGGGATCCGCCGGCGACTCTTTTGCGGAATTCATGGCGGGCGGAATCGCGGTTATATGCGGCGTGGAACCGCACGATCCCGAGCATGTGCTGGGATATCGGCCTTGCGTGGGCATGGTGGGCGGGAAGATCTTTTTCCGGGGGCGGCAGGCATCGTTCAGCGAACACGACGCTAAACTCGTTGACGTGGATGAAGACCACTGGACATGGCTGGAAACGCGCTTGCCCGTGTTCTTGCAGAAGATTCACCGTGCGGACCTGTCGGAAACCTTGCTGAATCGAAGGGAATGGCGGCTACTGGTTGCGAGGACGCCTTTCGAAAAGAAGGAGAAAGCGCGCCGCCCCATGGCTAATTTCCGGCGGCAGGTCTGGGAAGCGGAGCTCGGGAAGGGGGGAATGATCGGCGATCTCGTTGAAGAGGCCGGACAGATCCCCCTGATCGTAACCGGTGATCTTCGACGATACAGACCTACATGGGACCATGCCAAGGCGATGCCGCCCTGCCAGTTCAGTTGTCCGAGCGGGATTCCGGTGCATCGTCGCTGGGCCCTGATTCGAGAGGGCAAGGTTCAGGAAGCTTTAGACCTGTCCCTCAACTATACCCCCCTGCCGGCCACGGTTTGCGGCTACCTGTGCCCGAACCTGTGCATGCAAAGCTGCACTCGGGGTGAAAACCTCATGGAGCCGGTAAATGTAACGACGCTCGGGCAGGCCAGTGTAAACGCCGTTCCTCCCGCAACCGAGCCGCCTACCGGCCATGAGATTGCGGTTATAGGAAGCGGGCCCGGAGGGTTGTCCGTGGCCTGGCAGTTGGCGCTTAAAGGACACAGGGTCACTGTGGTGGACAGGGAGCAGAGCATCGGAGGGAAGATTCACCTGGTCATCCCCGAAGAAAGGATACCGCAGGACGTCCTGGACGCGGAGTTGCATCGTATGCATGGCGTCATCGCCGAGTTCAGGATGGGTGTCGAGGTCACGGCCGAGTCCTTCGACCGCATGAAACAGCAGTATGAATACATCGTAATTGCTACGGGAGCCCATGCGCCAAGAACTCTTCCCATCCCCGGTGGAGAGCGGATCGTGAATTCTCTTGAATTCCTTCGAAAAGCCAGGTCCGGGGGCCTCCTCGATGTCGGAAAGAGCGTCGTGGTCATCGGCGCCGGAAACGTGGGCTGCGACGCGGCCGCTCAAGCCGGACGATACGGGGCCGAGAGCATCGCATTGGCGGACATCCAGGAGCCCGCTTCGTTTGGCAAGGAACGCAGGGCCGCGGAAGCGGCGGGCGCCCGCTTCATCTGGCCGAAATTTGTGGAAAAAGTCGACAAGGAAGCAGTATGGTTTACGGATGGGGATCGCCTGCCCGCGGACACGGTAATCATGGCCATCGGTGACGTTCCGGTCTTGGAATTCATTCCGGAAAAGATTAAAACGGAACGTGGTTTCATCCTGGTGGACGACACGTTTCAAACCACGGATCCTCAGGTGTTTGCCATCGGCGACGTGGTAAAACCCGGCCTGATAACGGATGCCATCGGCATGGGGAGAGTGGCCGCCGAAAAAATCGACGCTTTGACCAAAGGCCGGGAGTACGTGGCGCCGAAAAAGGAAAAGGTCGATACCTCGTTTGTGAAACCGTTTTATTTCGAAGCCAAAGCGGTCGAAGGAGATCTCACGTCTCAGGCCCGCTCTTGCGCATCGTGTGGCGCTTGCCGCGACTGTGGAATTTGTCAGACCATTTGTCCCATGACCGCCATCGACCGGAAAGAGGAGAAGGGGGAACCCATTCTTTCCGTGATTGCGGAGAGGTGTATAGGCTGCGGTTTCTGCGTGGCTGCATGCCCCTGCGGAATTTGGCATTTGAGGGAAAACGAGCTGTCCGGCTGA
- a CDS encoding 4Fe-4S binding protein: MGSIYINPSSLSVKDLPWQIYWDKEKCTLCGRCTSVCPVRAIEMGVFRKRIVNVDVNDRSAASNVYTIYYGIKQQTEVARACIGCAMCDLVCPNRAIYPLRSDEMDKLRFHIDQGGEPRKRGGRRNSPGTLLDQIKFTRISMLTDPALDAGRHEFELRTLLGRILPPEDMLSHVEEHGWSLPVREIYPLIIGSMSFGALSPTMWEGLQMGIAYLNEELGMPVRMASGEGGVPPRFLRSRFLKYMILQIASGYFGWDEILHAIPEMKEDPCAVEIKYGQGAKPGDGGLLMWYKVNKLISAIRGVPVGVSLPSPPTHQTKYSIEESVAKMIQSMYMAWGFRVPVYPKISATKTTLAVLNNLARNTFAAGLAVDGEDGGTGAAYNVSLNATGHPIASNIRDAYLTLAHIGKQNELPLFAAGGVGKSGNPASNAAALIMLGASAVQVGKVVMQASAGCLGSEGDRCNICNVGLCPKGITSQDPRIYRRLNPEHVAERLVDMFVSFDTELKKIVAPLGRSTSLPIGMSDALGIADANAAERLKISYVC, encoded by the coding sequence ATGGGATCGATATACATTAACCCGAGCAGCCTGAGCGTTAAGGATCTGCCTTGGCAGATCTACTGGGATAAGGAGAAGTGCACCCTCTGCGGACGGTGTACTTCGGTATGCCCCGTACGGGCCATCGAGATGGGCGTCTTCCGAAAAAGAATCGTAAACGTGGACGTCAACGACAGAAGCGCGGCCTCCAATGTGTATACCATCTATTACGGGATCAAACAGCAGACCGAGGTGGCTCGGGCATGCATCGGATGCGCCATGTGCGATCTGGTTTGTCCCAATCGCGCGATCTATCCTCTTCGGTCCGATGAAATGGACAAGTTGCGGTTTCACATCGATCAGGGCGGTGAGCCCAGGAAGCGGGGCGGCCGGCGTAACTCGCCCGGCACACTGCTGGACCAGATCAAGTTCACCCGCATATCGATGCTGACGGACCCGGCTCTGGATGCGGGGCGTCACGAATTTGAACTGAGGACCCTCCTGGGCCGTATCCTGCCGCCGGAAGACATGCTTTCTCATGTGGAAGAGCACGGATGGAGCCTTCCTGTCCGGGAGATCTATCCGCTGATCATCGGCAGCATGTCGTTCGGAGCCCTGTCCCCCACGATGTGGGAAGGCCTGCAGATGGGCATCGCGTATCTCAACGAAGAGCTCGGTATGCCGGTGCGTATGGCCAGCGGCGAAGGCGGGGTTCCGCCCCGTTTCCTGAGATCGCGATTCCTGAAGTACATGATTCTGCAGATTGCGAGCGGGTATTTCGGTTGGGACGAGATTCTGCACGCCATTCCTGAAATGAAAGAGGATCCGTGCGCGGTGGAGATCAAATACGGGCAGGGCGCCAAACCCGGCGATGGCGGATTGCTGATGTGGTACAAAGTGAACAAGCTCATTTCAGCCATAAGAGGCGTACCCGTGGGGGTCAGCCTCCCCAGCCCGCCTACGCATCAGACCAAATACTCGATCGAGGAATCCGTGGCCAAGATGATCCAATCCATGTATATGGCCTGGGGATTCCGAGTACCGGTCTATCCGAAGATATCGGCTACGAAGACCACCCTGGCCGTGCTGAACAACCTGGCCAGGAACACGTTCGCCGCCGGTCTGGCCGTGGACGGAGAAGACGGCGGTACGGGCGCGGCGTATAATGTGTCTCTCAACGCCACGGGACATCCCATCGCCAGTAACATCCGGGACGCTTATTTGACGCTGGCCCACATCGGAAAGCAGAACGAACTGCCGTTGTTTGCGGCGGGTGGGGTCGGAAAAAGCGGCAATCCGGCGTCCAATGCGGCTGCCTTGATCATGCTCGGCGCCAGTGCGGTTCAAGTGGGCAAGGTCGTCATGCAGGCTTCGGCCGGTTGTCTGGGTTCAGAGGGGGATCGTTGCAACATCTGCAATGTCGGGCTTTGTCCCAAGGGAATCACCTCTCAGGATCCTCGAATTTACCGGAGGCTGAATCCCGAACATGTGGCGGAACGGCTGGTCGATATGTTTGTCTCTTTTGATACGGAGCTTAAGAAAATCGTGGCTCCGCTCGGTCGTTCGACCTCTCTGCCCATCGGTATGTCGGACGCTTTGGGTATCGCGGATGCAAACGCGGCCGAACGATTAAAGATCTCTTATGTTTGCTAG
- a CDS encoding glutamate synthase, whose product MCRLFAVTSDAPLSPMRAVDALNVMKEGHDGSGVGLFMTGLGGELERYKNLPILSGIVTSRGLEKVDQCMSEKGFTPLHQVSFERGASLSPFTPKREMYLVRVYDTPKNLEWDVLTEQERQDRYIEIRLALREMGLADESIIAYSFWPDAVMIKEIGDPVEVARYLGLDREGLSARIILAQGRQNTNYAITLYACHPFFVQGYATMTNGENTAFGPIREFLSSRRVPGYVGYESDSEVFTHILHYVHRRLGLNLETYKHVITPLKDESLSAHPDGEELRKLKHVMRPLIIDGPNCVIGCLPDHTLLMVQDSKKLRPGVCGGRPGRFVFSSEMCGLEYMVPNRDKTRDIQPMGADMVTVGEDGKEMRLWSQWDRYTLTRAA is encoded by the coding sequence ATGTGTCGCTTGTTTGCTGTTACGTCCGATGCGCCGTTATCTCCCATGAGAGCCGTCGACGCTCTAAACGTCATGAAAGAAGGTCACGACGGTTCGGGCGTCGGGTTGTTCATGACCGGTCTGGGAGGCGAACTCGAGAGATACAAGAACTTGCCGATCCTGTCCGGAATCGTCACGTCACGGGGTCTCGAGAAGGTGGACCAGTGCATGTCCGAAAAGGGTTTCACGCCTTTGCACCAGGTTTCGTTCGAAAGGGGCGCTTCATTGTCCCCCTTTACGCCCAAACGGGAAATGTACCTGGTTCGCGTGTACGATACGCCCAAAAACCTGGAATGGGATGTGCTGACGGAACAGGAGCGTCAGGACCGATACATCGAGATCCGCCTGGCCCTCCGGGAAATGGGCTTAGCGGACGAATCCATCATCGCGTACTCTTTTTGGCCGGACGCGGTCATGATCAAAGAAATTGGCGATCCGGTGGAGGTGGCGCGGTACCTCGGGTTGGATCGGGAGGGCCTGTCCGCCAGGATCATTCTGGCGCAGGGCCGCCAGAATACCAACTACGCCATTACCTTATACGCCTGCCATCCGTTTTTTGTCCAAGGTTACGCCACGATGACCAACGGGGAGAACACGGCGTTTGGTCCGATCCGGGAATTCCTCTCATCCAGAAGAGTTCCCGGATATGTGGGATACGAATCCGACTCAGAGGTGTTTACTCATATTCTCCATTACGTGCACAGGCGGTTGGGGCTGAATCTGGAAACGTACAAGCACGTCATAACGCCTTTGAAGGACGAATCGTTGAGCGCTCATCCGGATGGGGAGGAACTGCGCAAACTGAAACACGTGATGCGCCCCCTGATCATTGACGGGCCCAATTGCGTCATCGGATGTCTGCCGGATCATACGCTGCTCATGGTGCAGGACAGCAAAAAGCTGCGTCCGGGCGTATGCGGAGGGCGGCCGGGCCGGTTCGTGTTCTCCTCGGAGATGTGCGGTCTGGAGTATATGGTTCCGAATCGCGATAAGACCAGGGACATACAGCCCATGGGCGCGGACATGGTCACGGTTGGCGAGGATGGAAAGGAGATGCGGCTTTGGAGCCAATGGGATCGATATACATTAACCCGAGCAGCCTGA
- a CDS encoding sigma 54-interacting transcriptional regulator: protein MEYELNQESFRKEELETLYRVARAINTSEDLESCFRHVLDLLKQGMGLERGMISVLRRDLDEVHLVVGHGLSPDAQFRGRYLLGEGVTGRVAKTGRPMAFYDLDKEPLFLDRTGARRTVDRTELAFICVPIVYEDNVVGVLSTDKLSRLVADLGAEVRFLSAVAELIARKVFTRSVVEENARLKELFSQTRPLDGNMIGNSKRMKEINVLISQVADSRATVLISGETGTGKELVAETIHNLSSRRDGPFVKVNCAALPDSLIESELFGHTKGAFTGAVSSNPGRFELAEGGTIFLDEVGELSPLAQAKVLRVLQEGEIQRVGSSKTIKVDVRVIAATNQDLMVLMEQGRFRSDLYYRLNVFPIMAPALRERGADILLLADYFAEKYAGNMGKNIHRISTSAIDLLTTYRWPGNVRELENCMERAVLLARGDVIEAQHLPPTLQVKSGSEHDVPRGELKQLVAAYEMELITDALKACNGNQTKAAESLGTTKRIIQYKISKYNIPYSRFRYAEPSERAVA, encoded by the coding sequence ATGGAATATGAATTGAACCAAGAATCGTTTCGCAAAGAAGAACTGGAAACCCTGTATCGCGTGGCCCGAGCCATCAATACCTCGGAAGACCTCGAGTCTTGCTTCCGACACGTGTTGGATCTGCTCAAACAAGGAATGGGCCTCGAGCGGGGCATGATCTCCGTGCTCCGGAGGGATCTCGACGAAGTCCATCTGGTGGTGGGGCACGGATTGAGTCCGGACGCGCAGTTCCGCGGTCGCTATTTGTTGGGCGAGGGGGTCACCGGCCGCGTGGCAAAAACCGGCCGCCCCATGGCTTTCTATGACCTGGACAAGGAACCGCTTTTCCTGGACCGGACCGGAGCGCGCCGGACCGTCGATCGTACCGAACTGGCCTTCATCTGCGTACCCATTGTATACGAAGACAATGTGGTCGGAGTGCTTTCCACCGACAAACTATCGAGATTGGTAGCCGATCTGGGGGCCGAAGTCCGCTTCCTCTCGGCCGTGGCTGAACTCATTGCCCGAAAAGTGTTCACACGGTCCGTGGTGGAAGAAAACGCTCGACTCAAAGAATTGTTTTCTCAAACGCGGCCTCTGGACGGCAATATGATCGGCAATTCCAAGCGCATGAAGGAAATCAACGTTCTTATCAGCCAGGTGGCCGACAGTCGCGCCACGGTTCTGATCAGCGGAGAGACCGGAACCGGCAAGGAACTCGTCGCCGAAACCATCCACAATCTCAGTTCGAGAAGGGACGGCCCGTTCGTAAAGGTAAACTGCGCCGCTCTGCCGGACAGCCTGATCGAAAGCGAGCTTTTCGGGCATACCAAGGGAGCATTTACCGGTGCGGTCTCGTCCAATCCCGGACGTTTCGAACTCGCCGAAGGGGGCACGATCTTTCTCGACGAAGTGGGAGAACTCTCCCCTCTGGCTCAAGCCAAAGTGCTTCGAGTGCTTCAGGAAGGAGAAATCCAACGGGTGGGCTCGTCGAAGACGATCAAGGTGGACGTCCGCGTTATCGCCGCCACCAATCAGGATCTGATGGTGCTTATGGAGCAGGGCCGGTTCCGATCGGATCTCTATTATCGTCTTAACGTGTTTCCCATCATGGCCCCTGCCCTGAGGGAACGCGGCGCCGACATCCTTTTGCTGGCCGACTATTTCGCGGAAAAGTACGCCGGCAACATGGGCAAGAACATACACCGGATTTCAACCTCGGCCATCGATCTCCTTACCACCTACCGCTGGCCGGGCAATGTGCGGGAGTTGGAGAACTGCATGGAACGGGCGGTGCTTCTGGCTAGAGGAGACGTCATCGAGGCGCAGCACCTTCCCCCTACGCTGCAGGTTAAGTCGGGTTCCGAGCATGATGTCCCCAGAGGCGAATTGAAACAATTGGTGGCCGCTTACGAGATGGAACTGATTACGGACGCATTGAAAGCATGCAATGGTAATCAGACCAAAGCGGCCGAGTCGCTGGGCACCACCAAGCGGATCATTCAGTACAAAATCTCCAAATACAATATCCCCTATTCCCGGTTCCGTTATGCGGAGCCATCCGAACGTGCGGTAGCCTGA
- a CDS encoding MBL fold metallo-hydrolase, with the protein MIEPIRENLFRMEIPLPESPLKFTNSYVILDPERNLVIDTGFNRPECLDAMTRGLKELDVDLQRTDLLITHLHADHFGLAAKLASDTSRIYFNRPDAEAMQNLGDWEPIITYAAMNGFPEDGLRSLISNHPGIKYGPEFIPELTFLDDGDTIRAGGYLLLCIQTPGHTRGHICLYEQDKRILFSGDHILHDITPNIQCWWDHENPLKNYLSSLERVQEMEVDLVLPGHRRRFTDCRGRILELKEHHRNRVEEVMEILARGPKNAYGAASYMTWDIACDSWEQFPVAQKWFATGEAISHLRFLEEEGRVVRETGTPTITYKLGSSL; encoded by the coding sequence ATGATCGAGCCGATACGTGAGAACCTGTTTCGCATGGAAATCCCTCTCCCGGAAAGCCCACTCAAGTTCACGAATTCGTATGTCATACTGGATCCGGAAAGGAATCTGGTGATCGATACGGGCTTCAATCGGCCGGAATGTTTGGACGCCATGACGCGAGGCCTCAAGGAGCTCGACGTGGATCTTCAGAGGACCGATCTTCTCATCACGCACCTTCATGCGGATCATTTCGGACTTGCCGCGAAACTGGCGTCCGATACCTCCAGGATCTACTTCAATCGGCCCGACGCGGAAGCCATGCAGAATCTGGGAGACTGGGAGCCTATCATAACCTACGCGGCCATGAACGGGTTTCCTGAAGACGGGCTTCGGTCTCTCATCAGCAATCATCCCGGCATCAAATACGGCCCTGAATTCATCCCCGAGCTGACGTTCCTGGACGACGGCGACACGATCCGTGCCGGAGGCTACCTGCTCCTGTGCATACAGACGCCCGGCCACACCAGGGGTCATATTTGTCTGTATGAGCAGGATAAGAGGATCCTGTTTTCAGGGGACCATATCCTTCACGACATCACTCCCAACATCCAGTGCTGGTGGGACCACGAGAACCCCTTGAAAAACTACCTGTCGAGCCTCGAGAGAGTCCAAGAGATGGAAGTAGATCTGGTATTGCCCGGCCACAGGAGGCGTTTCACGGACTGCAGGGGGCGCATCCTGGAGTTGAAAGAACATCATCGGAATCGCGTCGAGGAGGTCATGGAGATCCTTGCCCGGGGACCGAAAAACGCCTATGGAGCAGCTTCCTACATGACGTGGGATATTGCCTGCGACTCGTGGGAGCAGTTCCCCGTAGCGCAGAAATGGTTCGCCACCGGCGAGGCCATTTCCCACCTGAGATTCCTCGAGGAGGAAGGGCGGGTCGTCAGAGAAACGGGAACCCCAACCATCACCTACAAACTCGGTTCTTCCTTGTAG